The DNA sequence GACTTTATGTCCTGCTCTTTAATGTCATTGGGATTTTTCTTTGCCGCCTCCTGTTTTATGAAACCCGCGATCACGCTTTTATAGATGTCTTCATCCTTTAACGGCACAGCGATAACCGGTTTATCTTCCGCAAGAAGCCGCGCAATGACAGGGGGGAATTCATCTCTGCCGATATCACGCGCGACGTCGTAATCTTCATCGAAGACGATTTTCACCGGCCTCTCAGGCAGGGCAAATTTAAAGCTGTTCTGTTTTTTATTGATCTCCAGGGATTTCCTGATGACGGAGCTCTTCAGGTAAATGTTTGTGGGCAGGGTGAACATAAAAGCGTCCGTTTTCCGGTTTACGTCAAAACTCAGCTCAAACCCGCTGCCCGCCTGCGTTGACTGGATATTATTGATCTCAATCTCAGGCAGTCCCTTTTCCCTGGTCCACTGCGCAAAAAACAAGTCAAGGTTACTGCCGGAGGTTTTCCCGAATGATTTCCCCAGGTCTTCCCATGAAGCAGCCCTGAAGCTGTTTTCTTTTATGAAATGTTTCAGGGAATCATAGAAGGCCTTCTCTCCCGTGATATTTTTAAGCATGTGAAAAACCATCGCGGCCTTGCCGTATCCAATGGCCTGTGACGTCGGGTCGCTTCTGCTGATGAAATTATTGAGCGGAAAATCCTTTTCAGCGCTTACATAGCTTTTATAGTTTGTGAGGACTTGCTTCCTGTATTCCCATCCCCGGCCCTTTTGTTCTTCATAGAGGTGGTCGGCAAGATATGTGGTCAGGCCTTCCGCCCAGTTGCCCTTTTCATAATCAATGTACACGAGATTGCCAAACCACTGGTGCAGTATCTCATGCCCCAATGAAGTCTCTACGATAAACGGCAGCCGCACGACCGCGCTTCCAAGTAAAGTGAAAGTGGGCATTGAATACCCGGTGGGCAGGAAGTTTTCAACTATTGAAAACCTCCTGTAAGGGTATTTTCCGATGAGGCCTTCGTACAGCTTCAGATATTTCTTCGTGAATTCAATGTAGGTTTCCGCGAGCTTTAAATCCTCAGGGAAGAAATAAGCGCAGATCTCAACGTGCCTGTAATTATCTTTTTTGACTTTAAATTTATTTGACGCCGTGAGATTAATGCCGTCCAGCGGATAGGGAAAACTAAAGTAGAATTCTACGGTATCGGCCTTCTCGATCTTTATTATCTCCTCAGCCTCTGATAAGGCCTCATATCCCTTCGGGAGGACGGCTTTCAGCTTGTAATAATTCAGCCCCTCTATTTCCGGGTACCATGTGCCGGTAAGTGACACACCGCCTTCGGCGATAACACTTTGCGATGTTCCCGCCGGCCCGTCATGAGAGGACGGGGTATTTTTGAAAATCTTTTTGTAACTTATCTCCAGGGTCCCGTTTTTGTCAGGCGTTATTTTAACGGCCCTGTCGCTGTCATGAATATCGATCCGCTTGTCATTCAATTTTACGTAGTTTATTTCAAGCGTGCCCTTGTTCAGCAAAATATCCCGGCCTGTTTTCGCGCTGATACGGGCAATCCCCGACAGCTGCGAATTGCGCGCATCAATTGAAACGTCAAGTTTGTAGTCT is a window from the Nitrospirota bacterium genome containing:
- a CDS encoding ChaN family lipoprotein → MRTLKTIIAFLVLLFVSSAAIASAAADVTDYKLDVSIDARNSQLSGIARISAKTGRDILLNKGTLEINYVKLNDKRIDIHDSDRAVKITPDKNGTLEISYKKIFKNTPSSHDGPAGTSQSVIAEGGVSLTGTWYPEIEGLNYYKLKAVLPKGYEALSEAEEIIKIEKADTVEFYFSFPYPLDGINLTASNKFKVKKDNYRHVEICAYFFPEDLKLAETYIEFTKKYLKLYEGLIGKYPYRRFSIVENFLPTGYSMPTFTLLGSAVVRLPFIVETSLGHEILHQWFGNLVYIDYEKGNWAEGLTTYLADHLYEEQKGRGWEYRKQVLTNYKSYVSAEKDFPLNNFISRSDPTSQAIGYGKAAMVFHMLKNITGEKAFYDSLKHFIKENSFRAASWEDLGKSFGKTSGSNLDLFFAQWTREKGLPEIEINNIQSTQAGSGFELSFDVNRKTDAFMFTLPTNIYLKSSVIRKSLEINKKQNSFKFALPERPVKIVFDEDYDVARDIGRDEFPPVIARLLAEDKPVIAVPLKDEDIYKSVIAGFIKQEAAKKNPNDIKEQDIKSSSIVILGIDNPLIGRLFGKIPPVKEGFAVLVKENPLNPQKVVGIFYGRTKAEVDAAFGKISHYGKYSMLTFENGKNIKKEIAQTERGIVMELKDDAAVVDLSTLKKLSDVVNGAADKKIIYVGEVHDVFAHHAVQLDIITGLHDKNKKIAIGMEMFQRPFQKTLDSFIGGKMTEADFLRQSEYFKRWGFDYNLYKPILDFAREKKLPVVALNMEREIIEKVSKKGVDSLTSEEKKMLPREMDLTDGEYRDRLKDIFAQHKNEKDANFDFFYMSQLLWDETMSQSINTFLKEKPDYQMVALAGKGHIEYGSGIPKRTFRRNGYGYSIVLIDAEVEKGIADYVIFPKSVEGVTSPKLMVFVDEENGILKITGFPEKSVSEKAGLKAGDIIISIDGITVKSVEDIKIHLLYKKTGETVKVKAQRKEKEEEKKMDFDVVL